Below is a genomic region from Rosa chinensis cultivar Old Blush chromosome 5, RchiOBHm-V2, whole genome shotgun sequence.
GAATAAAAGCAAGAATGCTCACAATTATGGAACCATGCCACCATGGTTTTTATAGCACACTATTGTGCAATAGTTATAAATATACATGTGAAGTGTATATTGTTTTTTGGTGCTTCATGCCAGGCTAACATACTTTATTGAAATTTTCCTTTCTGCCTGGGAATGTTTTGGTAATTCTAACACCCTCCCCCGCCTCTCTTCCTGAACAGTCAGGGACGTGCAATCTAAGAGAAGCTGTCATAGTTGGGAGCGTCTTACAAAAGGTTTCCATTCCGCCACTTCATTCAAGGTATGTGATCTGCCGATCAAATGGGACTTTGTAACAACATAATGCTACCAAACAAACAGACCGTTTTAAgattaagagttttttttttttttttttgggacttgTAGTACCCAAACTTGCTACTACATTGTTTTTCTTCTCCGCATTGTGCTTGATAGTTATCTAAGCATTCCATAAATAAAGCCACGACAGTTGCATATTATTAAATCTTTAGATGTTTTGAGATACCAATTGAATTATTGACTATGACTTAGTGTCCTATTGTCTTATTAGAATAGTTATTCATCTTGTAGATCTCTCATACATGCTTCTGATGTATTTGCAGTGTTGCAGTAATGAAGCTAGCAGACATGGAATACTGTGGTACAACGAGGTATTTGACTCTATAATGCATAATTTGAATGATATAAAGGATATGTTGTCTCAAGTGTAACTGTGCTTTTGGTGCCCATAAAATTCTGAAAGGAAGATATTGCAAAATTTGGTTTGTAAGAAAATTTCTTTTCCCCCCAATTATTGCATTGGATGCCTCTGTCCCTGATGCACTGCAAAGATGTTGAATATCCCATTCAATCAACTTCCCCTGTATATTGCATAATGGTGACCAATGTTCTTATCTGTTTTGTCCAATGTATATAATTTTATGAATATTCATTATTGTATTTGAGGATCCACCAGTCTAGAAAAACTCTTAATTAGGGAGTGATGAAGATCCCTTGACATTTGGAGTTACTGACTTTTGGTTTTTAAATTGTTGCAGTTATTTTATAAAGCTTCTTTTGGAGAAAAAGTATGCTTTGCCATATCGTGTAATTGATGCTCTTGTTGGACATTTTATGAGATTTATGAATGAAACAAGGGTAATGCCAGTGATATGGCACCAATCACTTCTTGCATTTGTGGAAAGGTGGGCATAGTTTTAATATTTCCTTGCTTATGTAAGGGATGAGCAGTAGTTTTATTGATTTGTGGTTGTCCCTCATATACAGTTGTGTGCATAATTCTGGGCAGGTACAAAAATGATATACTGAACGAGGATAAAGATAATCTTAGAGTTCTTCTTCAAACTCAAAAGCACGATCTGGTAATAGCATTTTCTCTACAGGAGCCTCGATATTTGAATTGCATAACTTTGTGGAACTTTGTAATCTTGATCCGGCTATTCAATTGTAGGTAACTCGTGAAATAAGAAAGGAGCTAGATAATAGCCGCAGTCGTGGTGAGAAGGAGGATGACCTTATGTCAATTGatatccttttattttcttttttgtttgcttcGTGTTTCAATTGTTTCACTTAAATTTGTTCTTTTAGTTTTTGAATCTGTCACTATAGAGTTTTAAATCGAATTTCAAGTagtggaaaaaaataaaacaaaggcaCTTTGTTCCCTTGACTTCACAAACCTTCTCCAGATTCTGTGATGATTAAACCTGTTGAAGAAGATATGTTTGATATTCCAGAGGTGCCTATGGAGGATGACTAATTTAGTTCTCAGTAAGATATCTGTTGAtctgtttcttttctcttaATTCTTTTGTCATTTTTATAAGTTTCATTTTGCACTGTAGTGTTCTGTTTAGGTATATTTGCTCATTTAGCCAATCCATGGTTGTATTGCAGATGGTTGGCAGAGTTCTCCAATGAAATATTTCTCCTGGAAGAAGATGCAATTCTGTTCTTTCAGAAGTGATACATTTTTTTGACCAAATCACAGTTATCTAAAGGCTTCATAATCTAGTTTGTGCATATTCAAATTCGCGTTCAGAGACACTCTCCTTGCAGTGGCAATTTGAACTACTGATGTTTATCAAAACATCTTTTTAAGTATTTCTTACTGAAGATTCTTTGATGTACTGATATATATAGTTATTGAGTTTACATTGGAATTGAGACCTCAATTTGAAGGTGCAAAAAGTTTTGACAGTTCTCTGTTgatttatatttattatgttatgTGATGTTGTAGTGTCAATAGGGAATGCACTAGTAGTGTTAGTGAACTTTTTCAGTTGCAGGGTTGCCGTCTCTGGTTTTATACTGAACTGGTCGATACATGCTTCAAAGCTCAAATTTGTATGATGCAGGTACCGTATGATTAGTAAAGCTACAGCACTTTTCGAAGGGTAAAAAAGTGCCACTCCTGAAGCTGTACCTTTCGATTGAAGCTCGAGTAGAATCTCAATATCAGCTTGTTCAGATCATCATAAGTCGCCCACAATATTCTAACACTCTCACAGCAGCATGCATACTCCCATAATTTACATAACATTGTGCCAAACACCGAAACATATAAAAATTATCTGAGATTACACATCCAAGATTAAGAGGTAGCCAGTCATACCAATCCCAATCGAACAAATGCACAACATCAGTACTCCTATTCAGTAGCACTAGAAGTTGACCTCGATTTATGGTTTCAGAAAACACCGGACTTTGGTTCTCGACAGGGCCTGAACAGATTGGCCAACAAGGTTGACTTCCGTCAACTTCGACGTCATCCCTCTCCGTTTCCGAATCTGCTAGGATCTTATCGCGTGCAGCCTGTTGAAGCTTGCACAATCGAGGATCATCAGTTGGCTGCATCATACTGCTGGTGCTAACAATCTCTTTTCCTTCTTCACATTCTAGCGTGAAGCCTGATTCAAGTTCGAATCGACCAAGACAATATCTACTTCACGCATAGTAGTATCTAGAGTACGGATACGCCTCTTTCCTTCTTTGTAGATAATATCAAATGTGGTGATCCACACACGTTGTCTGTTGACATATTTCATGATAGTTTGCAGAAGGTAGAAGTTCAAGAAATATGTCCTCTCTCCATTTATCCAAAGTCACCTGATATACCCACATCTCACATTTCTCATGAGGCTGCATAGAAACCAAAATACAGCCGTACCAAATAGCATAACCAGTTATTCTAGTGAAAGACCAGTCCTTCTGATAGCGAGGAAATGGAGAGCATCTCTTCCAGCCTTCCAGGTGTCGGAGTGTGGATCATAAACCTCAGAGGGCGGGTGAGCAGCAAATTTGTTCACGTTAAAAATGAGACATGAGTACATGACTATTATTGCTTGCTATTCATGAAGGTTATACTGACATTGAGTTAGAGAGTGACTGTGCTATGCTCATTAGCCTCATGACATTGAGTTAGAGAGTGATTGTGCTATGCTTATTAGCCTCATGTCACAGGATGCTAATGATTTCTCATCTATTGGTCGGATAGTGGATGATTGTAAAAGATATGGTTCTAGTTTTTCTTATGTTCACTTCCGTCATGTCTTTCGAGAAGCAAATAGTGTGGCCAATTGTTTGGTACATCTTGCTAGCTTTAGTTATGTAAACGATTTATGGTTAGATGAGTCACCCGTTATTATTTGGGATGTGCTCTACGAGGATATTGCTGTTACTATACAAGGCTTTGGTTTAATGTCTTCCCTAACATATTTTATTTTAACTATtaataatatatacatgtgtGAGACTGAACCTCTCAGGCTAAGTTTCAAACTCCtattccaaaaaataaaaataaaaaaagattagAAAGTAAAAACCCTATAAGAAACCAATATGAAGTCACATTACTatgtttttatttacttttactATTTTTATTATCTATTTTTACTTTTATGTATAAAAGGACAAACAGCTCTTTCTGCAAAATCCCTAAACCATAAAATCCCTCCCAATTTCCGATTCTCCAAGATCCCTAACCCCCTTTTCTCAGTTCCCGCCCTCTCTCCTCTACTCTCCACCCAAATCCAATCAAAGCCCTTCTCTTTCCGGCGTTTGAAGAGCACCAAGCATGGGAGAGCGTAAGGTTCTCAACAAGTACTACCCGCCGGACTTCGACCCGTCCAAGCTGCCCCGAGTCCGGCGGCCCAAGAACCAGCAGATTAAGGTCCGTATGATGCTTCCGATGAGCATCAGATGCAACACCTGCGGCAACTACATCTACAAGGGCACCAAATTCAACTCCCGGAAAGAAGATGTCGTCGGCGAGGTACGTGGATCACCAATCTTGAATCTTAGGGTTTCTAATTGCCCAGCGCAGTTGATTCTAGGGTTTCTTGAATCTTAGGGTTTATAACTGCCTAGCATTGCGTTGTGGACTGGATTACTGATGTTACTATTGTTTGCAGACGTACTTGGGAATTCAAATCTTTAGATTTTACTTCAAGTGCACCAAGTGCTCAGCGGAGCTTGCGATGAAGACGGACCCGCAGAACTCAGACTATGTGGTGGAGGCCGGGGCTACACGAAATTTCGAACCTTGGCGTAATGAGGATGAGGTAAAGGAAGGAAGCATAGTGCTTATTTAgatgtgttttttgttttcggAGTTTGTTATGCTGTTGTGGACAATGTTTGATGACTctgatttgtgtgtgtgtttgttttcaGGAAGTGGATAAGGAGAAGCAGAAGAGGGAGGCCGAAGAAATGGGAGATGCCATGAAATCTTTGGAGAACAGAACCTTGGATTCGAAAAGAGAAATGGATATCCTTGCCGCATTGGATGAGATGAAGTCCATGAAGGTAGATGCCTCACTGGTTGCTAAATATGAGTGACATTTCTGATTTTGTCTATATCCTTTAATACTGATACATTGTTTTCTACTTTCAGTCCAGGCATGCAACTGTGAGTGTGGATGAGATGTTGGAGGCTTTGCAACATACGGTTGCACACAAGGTATGAAAATGTGCCTTCTTATATTTAGTCCAGTTTAAACCAAATAGACACAAGTGTACTGACTGATGTATATATCCATTGTCATGAATGTTATCCATGTATGTGTATACTCGTGTAGTTCTTTATATGCAAACATATAGGAGCCTGGTTCCTGAAACAGGCAATAGTTGCAGCTCCGGCATCATGGTCTCCGTGAATTTGTTACAACTGCCTGTAAATTTGTTACAATCATAGAATAGCCACACTGTGTTAGGGAACGTACAGAGCCTGAGTCTGATCAACTGATCAACCAACCACATGATATTACCAACTCTTTCAAACAAGACACATTCAACTAGGGAAGCTGCCACTGGAGTGAAGAGCCATATATTCTATGCATTATGATTTCAACAACTGTTGCTTTAATCCCACATTTGAGAGTACTGAAAATTGTTGTGTTGACAGGAGAAAAGGCTGGAAGAGGAGGATGAAGCAGTCATAAAATCGATCGTATTCCATGTTAGTACTtacattctctctcttttcgtttttctttttttactccAACTTGAATATCTTTGATCTAGAGTTGTCTTTGTTTTACTTTCCCTATTCTTTTTTGCGGGATGTTTGTTTCTGATGTCTTTCTTTTTTCTACTACAATATATGCAGAACTCAAAAGATTATGTTCGAAggattgatgatgatgatttagatgatgatgaagatttaTTAGAGCCGTTAAGTGGCAATGGTGAAACGTCTAATCATCTGTCAAAGGTATGACATTTTTACTGTTAgataggtatatatatattgatgaacTTGCATAACCTCTTAGTTGAAAGATAACTTCTAGATTAATCCCGCTCTACTTTCTTAGATGTCTTATGATTATCTCATatgtcgttttttttttttttttttttttttttttttatctttacaAGATAGTGTTCCTACGTAGACTGTATGAAGGATTTAAATAGGGGTCATTACCATCAAGTAACTGTTATTCCTCTAGATATAGCACTTCCCTTGTTGTAAATGGCTTTTATAGACGGTCTATTGCCTTGTGTTCTAGTTAGATATAGTTTCCAGTCATCATCAAAAGTCTGCTGTTATCCCTTACAAAGATTAAAGGATATGTCTTATGGTTGTTGCTTCCTTTGCATATTTAGTTTAACTTATTCAGAAATCTGCATTCCATGCACTTTGAGGTTTGTATGATGCTCACTGGTTAGTAAAATCTATTCAAGTATACACAGTACAGTTTCAAATCTACATATTATTTGTACAATGTTACCCTGGGGACTGTGGTAGAAGAATAGTTTTTAGGTTGTAATACTGTAGAGAATGGTTTAGCTTTAGCATATGCAAATAGAAGGTAAGTCGCACGACTTCAAAAGTTTTACCATGACTCCAATTCTTACATTAAGTAGTTAACATGAATGCACAGAAAAATGAGTGGgattataaattgattaaattcagttcAGCTAAAACTCATGATGTCACTCTCGGAGGCAGATAATATTGAGCAAGCATAAGCCGTTTCATCTGATTAAGGAGGACTAAATTTGAAGTTCTGAAGAATAGGGCATTTACAGGATTTGAAATCGCATTCTTATCCAAGTCATAACTAAACTTTGTTGATGCCAAATCTTGTGGTATATACTACTGAATGTGTGTGTGGTGGTGCATGCTTGGTGGTGAATGTGCTTGTGTTTGAGGGTGAATGATAAGAATGGAAAGAAGAGAGAGCTGTGggatgaaaatggaaacttttacTTATAAATTCTAGAAAGTTGATGAATCTTATACCATATTAATATAATCAGTAATATGGTGTGTTCTTCCACTCATCTCTTCCCAACCCCAAGCAATTATCTTGTATGTTCCCATGATGCATTTTTAAGTATCCAGTCTGCATTCAAAACTCAGCTTTCTGTTAATTATTTTCCTCAACTTAGTAACAAAATCATTGTTAGTTCCAGCATATTATCCATGTTTCTGTGATGGACATAGTTATCTAATGAATATGTATACATATTTGCCATGCAGAAACGAAAGCTTAGTCAAGATAAAAGCAAACCAACAGATTTGTTGACAAAAACCAGTATTTCTGATAGCTCAAGCAGCAGAGGTATGTCAGACACAGAAACTGTTTATTATTGGACTATTTGTGTCTTTCTATTTGCTTTTCATTTGCCAGTACTAAACATGTTTTTATTTGACAGGAAAAAAGAATGGTTCAGAAGATTCTAAAATCATTTTTAAGTCTCCAACTGTTAGGCTTTCAGTAGTTAAGAAACCAGTGGTGGCTAAAGTTAACAATTTGGCGAAAGTGGACGAGAAAGAAGTTGGAGAGGAGTCCAAAAGTTTGACTAAAGATGAGAAAGAAGTGGACGGCGAGAATAAGACCGACGGTGGAAGCAACGTATTACAATCGCTGTTCCAAAACTACAACAGTGATGATAGTGATGAGTAGTTTGTGAATGTTTTGTTATACAATACTGAATCGGTGAATGTCTGTAGACAGATTTTCCTTCCAGACCAAAGATATTTAAATCAAAGGCTTCTCTGGTACTGATTGTTCACAAAAAAGACTCGGTGTATCATTAACATTGTACATGCTGTTTTAATCAAACAGTGTCAAGCTTGTTTGCCTTTTGGTAATTCATAATACAAGGAAATGTATGTGATTAAGAGTAAACCGGTTTTGGCTTTTCAAGTGAGTtggtcacagaggaatatgtaggcaacatctctaagaataattgttTATGGTGAAGAATAGAGTGCGTAGTCACACTATTCGCAAGACATTGCAGTTCTTTAGAATCCGTTCCTAACAgaaaaagctcgtaattaaaacaaagtcataatgaaaagaactcaacttttattaataagccaattagaattacatcattgtctctttaacCAGAGAAAATCTAATTCAATGAACtaactaatgcaaaacaatgacaATCGTCTAACTATTTTCAGTAACTCCAaagcaaatgtgaccaggtgagtagagagatgtaggtggagcgaggctcgcttaagtaccactaatctcaaaatcttcctagacatcacacttactttggatgagcctagtttgaagaaaaactaaaccattggcatttactacaaaaataatatggcatttGCCTACATATCTTGGAAAATataaaagacttaatcaaaatcgccagtctctTGGCCTTTGAATTCTTCCACCCTCAGAGAGAGATCGTCaccttgatcttcttgctccatgtaatttgATTCCCTTGCTCCATGAAGAAAGATAAGCATCatcatggtcaggctcccttgatcgaggtgccTTTCGGGCGCAATTTGGACAGCCATTGTCCTTGGTGGcatcaccaccatagccggaggctctgcctctctctcttcacatgttGACCTCCATGGTTCTGTGCATGCCTATCTTGGTGGTTACCTTCCTTtttggggcgagaatatggaccagaacgtccagaattatccctagtTTTAGGGTTTgactccttgcgtcctcccttaggggcgcgactatagttagactccgaaatagacttggttcccacgagTCTAGAGTTAACGTCCATAATTATCcctagttttagggtttcattccttgcgtcctcccttaggggtgcgactatagttagactccgaaatagacttggttcccacgagtctagagttatagttcttcacaaggatattgtcgtgccTTTCAGCTACtttcatggcaccaataagctcatgacaCCTTGTGATGCATCATGTATTTACATCGATCCGATAATTCTTAGAAATTATCAGTGCATACATGAGGAAAgcagagagagtcttctcgatcaacatcgtatcagtgatgttTTTTCCATAAAActtcatcaaagacttgatacgaagggcttccgaactgtagtcaagtacagacttgaaatcacagaagctaAGGCTATgctatctcacttctaaatcaggaagccaggagtcacgaacattgccacaTCGCTGCTTGAGTTTTACCAATAGCTTTCTAGGGTCCTcttcattgaggtactcattctggagcacgtcattcatgtgtcttgtcatgagaatgatggctttagcttggtTTGCCTCAGTAGTAGCTCCATTTGCTTATAAAGtggcagcttgttgaggagtaagtaTGTTCTGAATTGGCTCTTAGATAGTATCGAGGATTCATTCAGCCTTAAGATTGTGGTGCACATCACATACCTATTTGTGGtgtcctgcgcctgttgtctctagtggagcaaagttcaacttgttcaggttactcatcctgaaaaatgaCAAGAAATTAGGGTCAGTTTCGGAGAAAAAAAGGTTACCACATATAAAAGTTCTAAGCAtaatcgctcccaagaaattaggaatttctgagcgtaatcgcttccaagaaattcgatcccaagaggtattggattagatcgaaacaatgatgtgtttgtggtcgattaTAACTTCTCAAGAAACTCTAAggttggaggactctacaaactctaagcttggagtgagcatgaacccccacagttcagcttttggtctcccctatgaagaagaaatgggggtagaagaagggaggttacaagtccccgagaaaaaagagagaaaagaataaaaacttcaaaaaggggAACTTATAGAACCTTTAAACCATACCTCGAAAAGTGTCAAAAAATTGCCGGAAAAATCATTGGAAATGTCGCCGGAAACTGGTGGCCGGTGGTGGTGGGTCGACAAGGCTGCTGTGGGGTTGCTATGCAGGCATGTGCATGGGCTTGCGAGGCTGACGTGCAAGCTGTCGGTAGATGTCGAATGCTAGCGAGGCTCGCTGGCGAGTGTCGTATGCAGGGGTCGCTAAGGGGTGAGGCGGGGTTCACAGATGTTGGCAGGAGGTTAGCAGGCGCGCAGTCACTCCGCAGATGAGCGCAGGGCTCTCAGCAGTGTCTCGGCAAGACTTGGCAGAGTCTCAGCAGGACTTAGCAGGTCTCAGCAGGTCTTGGCAGGGGTTGGCGAGGCTAACTCTTCCGGTTTAGCAGGCGCGCAGGCTCTTGGCAAGTATGTGCAGGCACTCGGCAGATGAGCGCAGGGCTCTCAGCAGTGTCTCGGCAAGACTTGGCAAAGTCTCAGCAAGACTTAGCAGGTCTCAGCAAGTCTTGGCAGGGGTTGGCGAGGCTAACTCTTCCGGTTTAGTGACTTCTGATGGCTGGTTCAGGGCAATTCTTGCCTATTCTAGGGGTTTGCCGCCTGTTCTTGGCTCCTGCGATTGGGGACTTCAAGGTGTGCGGCTGTGATTGCTCAGATTTGAGGGCtacaaaattagggtttcggGGTTAAggcgtcgtgctgataacgtgttttagaaaaTCGATATTTAGGAGAGAATTTGctatgctttcattgataataggggtctgtttatatagaggattaccaatcatagaatcaaagttgtacatggaaacataattgtacaatgaatggatatctactaagattctccgagattatctctaagagtaaccctattacaacttgcacaagtaacttagagtttgggccagacacatattatggatttacttgaacacatataagttatggatttacttgaacacataTAAGTTATTAACAAATAAATAAGGACAACATGCTCTCTACTTGCCACCTgttatgagttaatttacttttttgccCATTTTAACTTCTAATCCAATTCTTAAAGGAATCTATTACTTctcaacaattaaaaaaaaaaaaaaaaaaatctctttttgTTACTTTgctaagagagagaaagagtgacGAAGAGAGAGAACACCGTCTAGATCTTCTTCAATTCaaacgctctctctctctctctacgaaGCCGCCATGGAAGCTTTTTGATTTCTCTTTTCCTATTGAAGGTGATCGAATTTCCAAGTTAGTTTTAGGATTCTTCATGTCTTCATGCTTTAAATTCATGCTTCTGTGCCAATTTCATGCCTTCTTAAATTTTCGTCATCTACTGTTTCATTCAATTTCTTGTAAATTTCTTCTAGTTCTGGTTCAATTTGTTTAGTTTTAAATTAGTGAAATATTTTTAGGAAAATTCTATAGTACATACCAGTATCTCATACACACATTTAcaaatgtgacaacaaatttgttgtcagagtggtaatgtTTAGtcctattttgtgtaatcttagttctaataatggtaattacacctcttacgacattgttacaagcttttgaacaaattcgttgtcaatgttgtaatttttgtttaactatatgtaaatagtgtaaatgaatatggtaacttttgttctcaatgttgtaattttgattcaaataattgtaattttttgttcaaatagatgtaaaatgagtgtatgagatATTGGTATGTACCATAACTTGTCTCATATTTTTAGGttgaatttaatttaatttaatttttttttactttttaattttGAGTCTGTGTATTGGTTCTTTAAAAGACAATTGGCTTGCAGAACATGTAGGATTCAATGAATGTGGAAAAAATATTGGATATGCATGCAGATGTATCAAAAGAATCTTCTGTGCAAGTTGCATTAGTATACAAATTAGCAACTCGCAAGGAAAAAACCAGATTACAAAGTCAGTCAATCCTAAGATCGAATATCCCGCAGGCCGTTGAATGAAAATTATTTCCATGAAGAGCGCTCCGATCCAAAGCTATATGATTATGACTAATGACTATGTCCACATATTTTTATGAAAGGAAGAGTCTCCTCTTGATAGAATCATAGAAAAGATGGTGATATATGCGAGATGACAGAGTTCTTTCCATCTCTACATTACTACGTATGAGGACCAGTTCAGAAACCGACCCGCCGACTGGGAAGAAGTCAGCTAGTTACCTAACACGTACTCGATTTAAACAAGTCAGGACACAGTGCTGGTTTATGGTCGATCTGTAAGTGGAGGACTGTGTTATGTAGATGGCTAGAaagtttttcttgtttatttaatttCTAGAGCTAGCTTCAAACACAAGATTAAGACCGTATTACAAATGACGCAGTTGCAGAGAGCAAATTGTCAATTAAGATCTCCTTAATATTACTACTTTACTAGTTTATTAATTACTGATCGAGTTAGGAAGGTTGTTGCATGTAACTTATTGGCCGAACGCTATACTTAATCTAATAAGTGATAAAGAAAGAGCAAAACCCTCCCATAAACAATTAACCATCGAATTGATatgacatacatacatacatacataattATATGGTGTGTGTAGGGTATTTCTAGTGAGAGATTCTTtctttt
It encodes:
- the LOC112165095 gene encoding splicing factor YJU2, with product MGERKVLNKYYPPDFDPSKLPRVRRPKNQQIKVRMMLPMSIRCNTCGNYIYKGTKFNSRKEDVVGETYLGIQIFRFYFKCTKCSAELAMKTDPQNSDYVVEAGATRNFEPWRNEDEEVDKEKQKREAEEMGDAMKSLENRTLDSKREMDILAALDEMKSMKSRHATVSVDEMLEALQHTVAHKEKRLEEEDEAVIKSIVFHNSKDYVRRIDDDDLDDDEDLLEPLSGNGETSNHLSKKRKLSQDKSKPTDLLTKTSISDSSSSRGKKNGSEDSKIIFKSPTVRLSVVKKPVVAKVNNLAKVDEKEVGEESKSLTKDEKEVDGENKTDGGSNVLQSLFQNYNSDDSDE